In the Gossypium arboreum isolate Shixiya-1 chromosome 10, ASM2569848v2, whole genome shotgun sequence genome, one interval contains:
- the LOC108487017 gene encoding protein NUCLEAR FUSION DEFECTIVE 4: MAKLKLKAGSRPPWVGLAAALWVQISAGNATNFTLYSSALKSVSGLSQQQLTFLGVANDIGESVGLLPGIACNRFPPWTVLLVGVFACFLGYGVIWLDVSQTIHPLPYWVLWIALVVASNSNAWFSTAVLVTNMRNFPLSRGTVAGILKGYSGISAAVYTVLYSLLLEQSASKLLLFLTLGIPVICLAMMYFVRPCTPPSGEDSSVHVHFVFTQAASVLLAIYLLTVTIIYDKVSLSDAVSHVLLAIVFLFLLSPLGIPIKMSLFRANAETITPLAGSTEHLAEGEGAPSQSVPLLSPSSSTSNLGSFFESEYASDVETLLAEGEGAVKKKRRPRRGEDFKFREAFIKADFWLLWIVYFLGVGSGITVLNNLAQIGLAFGVENTTILLSLFSFCNFVGRLGSGALSEHFVRTRTIPRTLWMACTLIVMVIAFVLYALAFSGTLYVSTALLGICYGFQYNLMVPTASELFGLEHFGIIYSFMLLGNPVGALLFSGLLAGYVYDAEAAKQGSSTCLGPECFRLTFFVLAGICGLGSFLSLILTIRIRPVYQMLYASGSFRLPRASDH; encoded by the exons ATGGCAAAATTGAAGCTGAAAGCGGGGAGCAGACCGCCATGGGTTGGGTTGGCAGCTGCTTTATGGGTTCAGATATCAGCTGGGAACGCCACCAACTTCACACTCTATTCTTCTGCTCTGAAATCGGTGTCGGGGTTGAGTCAGCAACAGCTCACGTTCTTGGGAGTAGCAAATGATATTGGAGAGAGTGTTGGACTCCTCCCTGGTATTGCCTGTAATCGTTTCCCTCCTTGGACTGTGCTGCTTGTTGGGGTCTTTGCCTGTTTCTTGGGATATGGTGTTATCTGGCTTGATGTTAGCCAAACTATTCATCCTCTGCCTTACTGGGTG TTATGGATCGCACTTGTGGTTGCCTCTAATAGTAATGCATGGTTTAGCACGGCAGTGCTAGTAACTAACATGAGAAATTTCCCCCTCAGTAGGGGTACTGTTGCTGGCATCCTCAAAGGTTATTCTGGGATCAGTGCCGCTGTATATACTGTATTATACAGCTTGCTGCTTGAACAATCCGCTTCAAAACTGCTGCTGTTCCTTACTCTTGGAATTCCAGTTATATGTTTGGCCATGATGTACTTTGTTCGCCCTTGCACTCCTCCTTCTGGAGAAGACTCTTCAGTTCATGTCCACTTTGTTTTTACCCAAGCTGCTAGTGTCTTGCTTGCTATCTATCTTCTCACAGTAACAATTATATATGACAAGGTTTCTCTAAGTGATGCTGTTTCACATGTACTACTTGCTATTGTATTTCTCTTCTTGCTTTCTCCTCTTGGAATTCCGATCAAGATGTCACTTTTTCGAGCCAATGCAGAGACAATTACACCCTTGGCAGGTTCAACAGAGCATTTGGCTGAGGGAGAAGGTGCTCCTAGTCAATCTGTTCCTTTGTTGTCTCCATCTTCATCAACCTCAAATCTTGGAAGTTTCTTTGAAAGTGAATACGCCTCGGATGTAGAAACTCTTCTTGCTGAGGGAGAGGGGGCagtgaagaagaaaagaagaccCAGGAGGGGGGAGGACTTCAAGTTTCGTGAAGCTTTTATCAAGGCTGATTTTTGGCTTCTTTGGATTGTATATTTTCTTGGAGTTGGTTCTGGTATTACCGTTCTCAATAACTTGGCTCAAATCGGACTTGCATTTGGAGTAGAGAATACAACAATATTGCTCTCTCTTTTTAGCTTCTGCAATTTCGTTGGTCGTCTTGGCTCGGGTGCTCTTTCAGAACACTTTGTCAG GACGAGAACCATTCCTCGAACATTGTGGATGGCCTGCACGCTAATAGTTATGGTCATAGCATTTGTTCTGTATGCATTAGCTTTCAGTGGTACCCTCTATGTTTCAACTGCTTTGCTTGGTATCTGCTACGGATTTCAATATAATCTCATGGTTCCTACAGCATCTGAACTTTTCGGCTTGGAACATTTTGGTATCATTTACAGCTTTATGCTGCTAGGAAATCCTGTAGGTGCACTTCTTTTCTCAGGTCTGCTTGCTGGTTATGTTTATGATGCTGAAGCTGCTAAGCAAGGAAGTTCCACCTGCTTGGGACCTGAATGCTTCAGACTCACTTTCTTTGTTTTAGCCGGCATCTGTGGTCTAGGCAGCTTCTTGAGCTTGATTTTAACAATTAGAATACGGCCAGTTTATCAGATGCTATATGCTTCTGGTTCATTTCGTCTTCCTCGGGCTTCGGATCACTGA